The following coding sequences lie in one Streptococcus suis genomic window:
- a CDS encoding site-specific integrase yields the protein MAYFRKRDNGWEYRISYKAPDGSYKQKSKSGYRTKTEAVQAASQAEIELSNGVAEDKNITLAEYFEKWMLIHKKPHVGPETFGKYEYTLKLITRYFHETKLSRINATSYQNIINELAKRYVKDSVKRFNSHIRAAIKVALHQGILKKDFTEIVKIFSDVESKKEEDKYLELDEYEQLITDYRKTIKYQSHFFLYTIGKTGLRFSEAAGITEPIVDRENMCLRIRRTYKVYGKKKGWGPTKNPQSERDVPFDSEWLKAYDEYMKVGYIDNPDKRLFTKLTGTGENKILKKKTRQTFNVHGLRHTYVSWLIYHDVDVVTIAKLVGHKDATETLKTYSHLFKAKQEESFAKVRNLMEKFGADLGRES from the coding sequence ATGGCATACTTTAGAAAAAGAGATAACGGTTGGGAATACCGTATCTCTTATAAAGCCCCTGATGGCTCATACAAGCAAAAATCAAAGTCAGGGTACAGAACCAAGACAGAGGCTGTTCAAGCCGCCTCACAGGCAGAAATCGAGCTGTCCAATGGCGTTGCGGAAGATAAGAACATTACCCTTGCGGAATACTTTGAAAAGTGGATGCTTATCCACAAGAAGCCTCATGTCGGACCAGAAACGTTTGGCAAGTATGAATACACCCTTAAGCTAATTACTAGATACTTCCATGAAACGAAACTCTCGAGAATAAACGCTACTTCCTATCAAAATATTATAAACGAATTAGCGAAACGTTATGTGAAAGATAGTGTCAAAAGGTTCAACTCGCATATAAGGGCAGCGATTAAAGTCGCTCTCCACCAAGGAATTTTAAAAAAAGATTTTACCGAAATTGTCAAGATTTTCTCCGATGTCGAATCCAAGAAAGAGGAGGATAAGTACCTGGAACTTGATGAATACGAACAATTAATCACAGATTATCGAAAGACAATCAAGTACCAGTCCCACTTCTTCCTGTACACTATCGGAAAAACTGGACTTCGTTTCTCGGAAGCAGCGGGCATTACAGAGCCTATCGTTGACCGCGAAAATATGTGTTTACGAATCCGCAGGACTTACAAGGTTTACGGAAAGAAGAAAGGTTGGGGACCTACTAAGAATCCGCAATCAGAACGAGATGTGCCATTTGACAGTGAGTGGCTGAAAGCATACGACGAGTACATGAAAGTTGGATATATAGACAATCCAGATAAAAGATTGTTTACCAAATTGACGGGGACTGGCGAAAATAAAATTTTAAAGAAAAAGACACGTCAAACATTTAATGTACACGGCTTACGTCATACCTACGTTAGCTGGCTAATCTATCATGACGTGGACGTTGTGACCATTGCCAAGTTAGTAGGACACAAGGATGCGACCGAAACATTGAAAACATATTCGCACTTATTCAAGGCAAAACAAGAAGAATCATTCGCCAAAGTCAGAAATTTAATGGAAAAATTTGGGGCGGATTTGGGGCGAGAAAGTTAA
- a CDS encoding transcriptional regulator: MAFQQGEVYLVNFTQKGGNEFYGKHYAIILTSPDKTDGTLLVVPLTGKKAGKKYRGGITLDNTKYQDTPSKPKAYAYVRKIQEIDKRKIIYKTKKQVDSSGVPLTDKSGKALFQKIYKPAYQLDQTDLDKLKAKIKEVLQLDIE; the protein is encoded by the coding sequence ATGGCATTCCAACAAGGAGAAGTCTACCTTGTCAATTTCACACAAAAAGGCGGAAATGAATTTTACGGCAAGCACTACGCTATCATTCTGACATCGCCAGATAAAACAGACGGCACACTCTTGGTTGTACCATTAACAGGCAAAAAAGCAGGTAAAAAATACCGTGGTGGTATCACGCTGGATAATACTAAGTACCAAGACACACCATCAAAACCCAAAGCCTACGCCTATGTCCGAAAAATACAAGAAATTGACAAACGCAAAATCATCTACAAGACCAAAAAGCAAGTAGACTCCTCTGGAGTTCCCCTCACTGACAAATCAGGAAAGGCACTATTCCAGAAAATCTACAAACCAGCCTACCAACTCGACCAGACAGATTTGGACAAGTTAAAAGCAAAAATCAAAGAAGTCTTGCAATTAGATATCGAATAA
- a CDS encoding ImmA/IrrE family metallo-endopeptidase produces the protein MMTPESVCAERGIDLVYFDGRDTDNKGIYNKKHNLIAVDTYLDEIEKKKTIYHEIGHQSHDPSQYDRRREQYELQADRNMIHYLVKEELALMDDVKEFNYVRFMEKYDLKTTVNETMVIEEYNNLI, from the coding sequence ATGATGACACCAGAATCAGTATGCGCTGAACGTGGTATTGATTTGGTCTATTTTGACGGTAGGGATACAGATAATAAGGGTATCTATAACAAAAAGCACAACTTGATTGCAGTCGATACATATCTTGATGAAATCGAAAAAAAGAAAACCATCTACCATGAAATTGGACATCAAAGTCATGATCCGTCACAATATGACCGTAGACGTGAACAGTATGAATTACAAGCAGATAGGAATATGATCCATTACCTGGTCAAAGAAGAATTGGCCTTGATGGACGATGTCAAAGAATTTAATTACGTTCGCTTTATGGAAAAATACGACTTAAAAACCACAGTCAACGAGACCATGGTGATTGAGGAATATAATAATTTGATTTGA
- a CDS encoding XRE family transcriptional regulator yields MFSTLEKIKELAKKRGISLAKLEENLGYSTNYFYTLKTKAPNAERLAEIANYFNVSTDYLLGRTDNPRIASDESLSEIDLKKDAAESFFYDGHELNEEDLDLIASILETRIKNRK; encoded by the coding sequence ATGTTTTCAACACTAGAAAAAATAAAAGAACTTGCTAAAAAGAGGGGGATTTCATTAGCGAAGTTAGAAGAAAATCTAGGATATAGTACAAATTATTTCTATACTTTAAAAACAAAAGCTCCCAACGCCGAACGATTGGCTGAAATAGCTAATTACTTCAACGTATCCACTGATTACCTATTAGGTAGGACAGATAATCCTCGGATTGCATCCGATGAAAGTCTGTCAGAAATAGATCTAAAAAAAGATGCAGCAGAAAGTTTCTTTTATGATGGACACGAACTCAATGAAGAAGATTTGGATTTAATTGCATCTATCCTAGAAACTCGCATTAAAAATAGAAAATAA
- a CDS encoding type I addiction module toxin, Fst family: MVETLISSIIGPLVVGILLLVIEKWLDED; this comes from the coding sequence ATGGTAGAAACACTTATTTCATCTATCATCGGCCCGTTAGTGGTCGGTATCCTTCTACTTGTCATTGAAAAATGGCTAGACGAAGATTGA
- a CDS encoding XRE family transcriptional regulator, whose product MWEKIEELANIRGMTIYALAKKAGINYTMLAELKSGKKKDMMFSNVVKIAKALDVSLDELAKS is encoded by the coding sequence ATGTGGGAGAAAATCGAAGAACTTGCTAATATCCGAGGAATGACTATCTACGCTTTAGCAAAGAAAGCAGGTATCAATTATACGATGTTGGCAGAACTAAAATCTGGGAAGAAGAAGGATATGATGTTTAGTAATGTTGTTAAAATTGCCAAGGCTCTTGATGTGAGTCTGGATGAATTAGCAAAAAGCTAA
- a CDS encoding DNA-binding protein produces the protein MDDIAESLISRFISQLKVRLVEVFEVFNLELAMPLLLNSKQCKKLLGIANETEFQRVSHLKDFPRIEKKGSHPRFPRDAVVEWMKENWRLL, from the coding sequence ATGGATGACATTGCTGAAAGCCTCATATCACGATTTATCAGTCAGCTAAAAGTCAGACTGGTAGAGGTTTTCGAGGTATTTAACCTAGAGCTTGCAATGCCTTTGCTACTCAACAGCAAGCAGTGCAAGAAGTTGCTAGGTATTGCAAATGAAACGGAATTCCAGAGGGTGTCACACTTGAAGGATTTTCCAAGGATTGAAAAGAAGGGATCACACCCACGATTTCCACGGGATGCCGTGGTTGAGTGGATGAAAGAAAATTGGAGGTTATTATGA
- a CDS encoding DNA-binding protein, with the protein MKITKATDITLNDSCYLIYGNPGFGKTSALKYIPGKTLVIDIDKSSKVLNGCENISIAEVDSHKIWDEWLNVVKELLKGAAEPFDTIVVDNVSELFRACLANLGREGKNHRVPSQADYQRVDFTILDSLRALLQLKKRIVFTAWETSDQWTDENGMIYNRAMPDIRSKILNNFLGLTDVVARLVKKTTEDGEEVRGFILQPSASVYAKNRLDDRKGCKVDELFTTELPS; encoded by the coding sequence ATGAAAATTACAAAAGCGACAGATATAACGTTAAATGATTCCTGTTATCTCATCTATGGGAACCCAGGGTTTGGGAAGACTTCGGCATTGAAATACATCCCAGGTAAGACCTTGGTGATTGATATTGACAAGTCATCCAAGGTTCTAAACGGGTGCGAGAATATTTCTATTGCGGAAGTAGACTCGCATAAAATCTGGGACGAATGGTTGAATGTTGTCAAAGAATTACTAAAAGGAGCGGCTGAACCATTCGACACCATCGTCGTCGACAATGTATCAGAACTCTTTCGGGCTTGCTTGGCGAATTTAGGTCGCGAGGGCAAGAACCACAGGGTGCCTTCTCAAGCGGACTACCAACGGGTAGATTTCACTATTTTGGATAGTTTGCGGGCCTTATTGCAGCTGAAAAAACGTATTGTGTTCACAGCTTGGGAGACTTCGGATCAGTGGACGGATGAAAATGGCATGATTTACAACAGGGCCATGCCTGATATTCGTTCTAAGATTTTGAATAACTTCTTAGGCTTGACCGATGTGGTGGCTAGATTGGTCAAAAAGACCACTGAAGACGGCGAGGAAGTGAGAGGTTTTATTTTACAACCGTCGGCAAGTGTCTACGCAAAAAATCGTCTGGATGACCGTAAGGGGTGCAAAGTAGATGAGCTTTTCACTACGGAACTACCAAGTTGA
- a CDS encoding ATP-dependent helicase, with product MSFSLRNYQVELILDIKKSMLAGHRKIMVQSPPRSGKTVCMAHIAKNATDKQKTVLFFSHRKEINEQVFETFSRAGVDMGLVYIGTVGSIVRKLGKLPLPTLILVDEAHHIKASQYQQILKYYHQAVQLFFTGTPIRLDGSGFDDMADDLVVGKSILWLQEHGNISEFDYYSINLLDQAKLRKRQGEYTNQSIDDSFDFKQQHGDYLSHYERLAKGKQAIVYCHSVEYAERVSKRFFEAGYQSAVVSGKTPKVERERAMRAFRDGEVTIMVNVNLFTEGIDLPGVDVCIMLRPTASLSLYLQFAMRALNPRDGKRAILIDHVGNHIRHGLPNDDRYWTLEGVDKTKSSSKEKEEAPKTCENCFATFYRDKIVDGKCPYCDEPLKIIKDIEQEATNETLTLINQGMEFVSIRGEMIEVTREEALVYKRVKRYGKKYERCESLAELKAFRIIHGYAPGWLWHKQKELNLWRN from the coding sequence ATGAGCTTTTCACTACGGAACTACCAAGTTGAACTGATTTTGGATATCAAGAAATCCATGCTTGCAGGCCACCGTAAAATCATGGTGCAGTCACCCCCACGGTCCGGAAAAACAGTTTGTATGGCTCACATCGCCAAGAATGCGACAGATAAGCAAAAGACGGTACTGTTTTTCAGTCATCGCAAGGAAATCAACGAACAAGTTTTTGAGACATTCAGCCGCGCTGGTGTCGACATGGGATTGGTCTATATCGGTACAGTTGGTAGTATTGTCAGGAAGTTAGGAAAATTACCTTTGCCGACACTCATCTTGGTGGATGAAGCGCATCATATCAAGGCTAGTCAATACCAACAGATTTTAAAATATTATCACCAGGCGGTACAGTTGTTTTTTACAGGAACTCCGATACGCTTGGATGGTTCTGGTTTTGACGATATGGCGGATGATTTGGTTGTCGGTAAATCTATCCTGTGGTTGCAGGAACATGGCAATATTTCAGAGTTTGACTATTATTCTATCAATCTGCTTGATCAGGCAAAGCTAAGGAAACGGCAGGGCGAGTACACGAACCAGTCGATTGATGATAGTTTTGATTTCAAGCAACAGCACGGCGATTACTTGAGCCATTACGAACGTTTGGCAAAGGGAAAACAAGCTATCGTATATTGCCATAGCGTAGAATACGCTGAGAGGGTTTCTAAGCGATTTTTTGAAGCAGGGTACCAATCAGCCGTAGTGTCTGGAAAAACTCCGAAAGTCGAACGAGAGCGGGCAATGCGTGCCTTTCGTGACGGAGAAGTGACTATCATGGTGAACGTCAATTTATTTACTGAAGGGATTGACTTGCCAGGTGTTGACGTCTGCATCATGCTACGACCGACGGCATCGTTAAGTTTGTATTTGCAGTTTGCAATGCGCGCCTTGAATCCCAGAGATGGCAAACGTGCCATACTGATAGATCATGTCGGAAATCACATTCGGCACGGTCTGCCAAACGATGACCGCTACTGGACCTTGGAAGGCGTTGATAAAACAAAATCATCCAGTAAAGAGAAGGAAGAGGCGCCTAAGACTTGCGAGAATTGCTTTGCGACATTTTATAGGGATAAGATTGTCGATGGAAAATGTCCTTACTGTGATGAACCATTGAAAATTATCAAGGATATTGAACAGGAGGCAACAAATGAAACGTTAACTTTAATCAACCAGGGGATGGAGTTTGTCTCTATCCGCGGTGAGATGATAGAAGTGACACGGGAAGAGGCTTTGGTCTACAAGCGTGTCAAACGATATGGTAAGAAATACGAGAGATGTGAGTCTCTCGCAGAATTAAAAGCATTTAGAATTATCCACGGTTACGCCCCAGGCTGGCTGTGGCACAAACAAAAAGAATTAAACCTTTGGAGGAATTAA
- a CDS encoding DUF669 domain-containing protein, which produces MGLFTVNYEAAEQFSSIEDGTYEVFISHVEQSASKGGTDFLDIRLKIREDFQQKFRNNLIFDKIWINKETLQYPEFALQRYAKAVKLPENIEIQTVEQFLNLIKGKNLKVTVKNEQSEYNGKTYDNLNIKKYEQSELPPVAVQASQPVVDDLDLPF; this is translated from the coding sequence ATGGGACTTTTTACAGTAAATTATGAAGCAGCAGAACAATTTTCATCTATCGAAGACGGAACTTACGAAGTATTTATTTCACATGTGGAGCAATCTGCAAGTAAAGGTGGCACCGACTTCTTGGATATTCGCTTGAAAATCCGTGAGGACTTCCAGCAGAAGTTCCGCAACAATCTTATCTTTGACAAGATTTGGATCAACAAAGAAACCTTGCAATACCCTGAATTTGCTCTTCAGCGTTATGCTAAGGCGGTAAAATTGCCTGAAAACATTGAAATTCAGACCGTGGAGCAGTTTTTGAACCTTATCAAGGGTAAGAACTTGAAAGTCACGGTTAAGAATGAGCAGTCTGAATACAACGGTAAGACCTATGACAACCTGAATATCAAGAAATACGAGCAATCAGAATTGCCACCAGTTGCTGTCCAAGCTAGTCAGCCTGTTGTGGATGACTTAGATTTGCCATTCTAA
- a CDS encoding DNA primase, with the protein MAGMVEYALHYARLGFSVIPIDKKSKRAITAYKDKTFSELEIKRLWRDNPDANIAVKTTDFFVIDIDVRDDVDGYSSFEEWELKQYIPATLQATTPSGGRHIFLKKPKGVQISQDIKVRPGIDIKAHPNNYVLVAPSNNPKGKYVWDQSVEEMAEAPMELLDILQAEKKPSKINFITKYNPEYSSKTAKLFEQIVFGLGDEGGRNNNLASLIGGLLIRGVDEEAAYMLAKIANHYTPSPLSQQEVDRTFESMLRKELDRRSGIGYSED; encoded by the coding sequence ATGGCAGGAATGGTAGAATACGCCTTGCACTATGCTCGCCTTGGTTTTTCTGTCATTCCGATTGATAAGAAGAGCAAACGGGCCATAACAGCGTACAAGGATAAGACTTTTTCAGAATTAGAAATCAAGCGTCTGTGGCGTGATAACCCAGATGCCAACATAGCTGTAAAAACAACGGATTTCTTTGTTATTGATATTGATGTTCGAGATGATGTGGATGGCTATTCCAGTTTTGAAGAATGGGAATTGAAACAATATATCCCTGCCACTCTACAGGCGACAACGCCGAGTGGTGGCAGGCATATATTTCTCAAGAAACCTAAAGGTGTTCAAATTAGTCAAGATATTAAGGTTCGTCCAGGAATTGATATCAAAGCCCACCCGAACAATTATGTCTTGGTAGCACCTAGCAACAATCCCAAGGGAAAATATGTCTGGGATCAGTCTGTCGAAGAGATGGCAGAGGCTCCGATGGAGCTGTTGGACATCTTACAAGCAGAGAAGAAACCAAGCAAAATCAATTTTATAACTAAATACAACCCAGAATACAGCAGTAAAACAGCTAAGCTATTTGAACAAATTGTTTTCGGTTTGGGTGATGAAGGTGGAAGAAACAATAATCTAGCTAGTTTGATTGGCGGGTTATTGATCCGTGGTGTTGATGAGGAGGCAGCTTATATGTTAGCAAAAATAGCTAATCATTACACGCCAAGTCCTCTATCTCAGCAGGAGGTAGATAGGACATTTGAAAGTATGTTAAGAAAGGAGCTTGATAGGCGAAGTGGTATTGGATATAGCGAAGATTAA
- a CDS encoding DNA primase, whose product MIGEVVLDIAKIKAEYENVVPHPAVYEKPTDWREIRLACRDYRNDWLEKAKWKETQYGTMEEIKEPPKRLTELAVAEGLEQILYVINLPNDRVAVYDPDAGYYHKDPSFAYKVIRLLEPTFTETRSKNVLFMLAATKRKYLYDGFSCDFSIGDYQDPKRFILVKNGIFDKQLKKMSGFTHRFVAFSTIETEYDPFAASPNIDGWDVDSWLLDLMSGDEDLVHLLWQVISASLNGNYSYRKSIWFVGEGNDGKGTVQQLITNIVGIRNVATLKLNQFSERFALSMIEGKTVIIGDDVQAGVYIDESSNFNSVVTGEPVLVEEKNKQPYSTVFKKTVIQSTNELPRFKNKTNGTYRRFLIIPFRKTFSAKEDNWQIKDEYINRDDVKQYVLKKALELNFTRFSEPQATLDVLEEFKSSNDTVKAFIDEWFGTFQSERLPVRFLWWLYQEWCKEEGITKVAKGKFERQLIKLLPAEWEKKRAKPTRRFKPSLDVPRRYTGFYWDNDNDPNTTAVCLDKKLLVTD is encoded by the coding sequence TTGATAGGCGAAGTGGTATTGGATATAGCGAAGATTAAAGCAGAGTACGAAAACGTCGTTCCACATCCAGCTGTCTACGAAAAACCGACCGACTGGCGTGAGATTCGTCTGGCCTGTCGTGATTACAGAAACGACTGGCTGGAAAAGGCTAAGTGGAAAGAAACGCAGTATGGAACCATGGAAGAAATAAAAGAGCCACCGAAACGCTTGACAGAGTTAGCTGTTGCGGAAGGTTTGGAACAAATCCTATATGTCATCAACCTACCGAACGACAGGGTGGCGGTTTATGATCCTGACGCTGGTTATTATCATAAAGACCCATCTTTTGCTTACAAGGTTATCAGATTGTTAGAACCTACTTTTACCGAGACACGGTCCAAGAACGTACTATTCATGTTAGCAGCAACCAAACGGAAATATCTATATGATGGATTCTCATGCGATTTTTCTATCGGGGATTACCAGGATCCGAAACGTTTCATTCTGGTGAAAAACGGTATTTTTGACAAACAGTTGAAGAAGATGTCGGGTTTTACCCATCGGTTCGTGGCATTTTCAACCATTGAGACAGAGTATGATCCGTTTGCGGCATCACCAAACATTGACGGTTGGGATGTAGATAGTTGGTTACTGGATTTGATGAGCGGTGACGAAGACTTGGTTCATCTCTTATGGCAGGTTATTTCAGCCAGCCTAAATGGGAACTACTCGTACAGGAAGTCTATCTGGTTTGTCGGTGAAGGAAATGACGGTAAGGGTACGGTCCAACAATTGATTACAAATATTGTCGGTATCCGTAATGTAGCAACCTTGAAACTGAATCAGTTTTCGGAACGTTTCGCCTTGTCAATGATTGAAGGTAAAACTGTTATCATCGGGGACGATGTGCAGGCTGGTGTTTACATTGATGAATCGTCGAATTTTAACAGCGTCGTGACTGGTGAGCCAGTATTAGTCGAGGAGAAGAATAAGCAACCTTACTCGACCGTGTTCAAAAAAACCGTCATTCAATCAACCAACGAATTGCCGAGGTTTAAGAATAAAACCAACGGAACCTATCGGCGTTTTCTTATCATCCCCTTTCGGAAGACATTTTCAGCCAAGGAAGATAATTGGCAGATTAAGGATGAGTACATCAATAGGGATGATGTGAAACAGTATGTGTTGAAAAAAGCCCTTGAGTTAAACTTCACACGATTCAGCGAGCCACAGGCAACGCTGGATGTCTTGGAAGAATTTAAATCTAGCAACGATACAGTTAAAGCGTTTATTGACGAATGGTTCGGAACATTTCAATCCGAACGCCTGCCGGTCCGTTTCTTGTGGTGGTTGTATCAGGAGTGGTGCAAAGAAGAAGGGATTACAAAAGTGGCTAAAGGAAAGTTTGAACGTCAGCTCATAAAATTACTCCCTGCAGAATGGGAGAAGAAAAGAGCAAAACCGACAAGGAGATTCAAACCATCGCTGGATGTTCCTCGCAGATATACAGGTTTTTATTGGGATAACGATAACGACCCTAACACGACTGCAGTTTGTCTTGATAAAAAGTTACTGGTTACTGATTAG
- a CDS encoding VRR-NUC domain-containing protein, translating to MEKEHKIQNDIRVGLTEAGCLVFRANVGKVRTSDGRYFDTGLPKGFSDLFGFRQDGQIFFIEVKNEKGRVRPEQEKFIDRMQKFGALAGVARSVEDAMDIVGGKANGTI from the coding sequence ATGGAAAAAGAACATAAAATACAAAATGATATTCGAGTTGGTTTGACGGAGGCTGGTTGTCTGGTCTTCCGTGCCAACGTTGGCAAAGTCCGTACGTCTGATGGACGATACTTTGACACAGGTCTGCCAAAAGGTTTTAGTGACTTATTTGGATTTAGACAAGACGGACAAATATTTTTCATCGAAGTAAAAAACGAAAAGGGTCGTGTACGACCAGAGCAAGAGAAATTTATCGATCGAATGCAAAAGTTCGGCGCCTTAGCCGGTGTGGCTAGGAGCGTTGAGGATGCGATGGATATCGTAGGAGGAAAAGCAAATGGAACAATTTAA
- a CDS encoding DUF3310 domain-containing protein, which translates to MEQFNNVTKPKHYQGKYGMEALDVVKNFIGNLAGECAYYWGNVIKYLLRFQQKNGVEDLKKARQHLDWLIEEMEDVS; encoded by the coding sequence ATGGAACAATTTAACAACGTAACCAAACCAAAACATTACCAAGGTAAGTATGGTATGGAAGCCTTGGATGTGGTCAAGAATTTTATCGGCAATCTAGCCGGCGAATGTGCTTATTACTGGGGCAATGTCATCAAGTATCTGTTGCGATTTCAGCAGAAGAACGGTGTCGAGGACTTGAAGAAGGCTAGACAACATTTGGATTGGTTGATTGAGGAGATGGAGGATGTATCTTGA
- a CDS encoding DNA (cytosine-5-)-methyltransferase produces the protein MKFLDLFAGIGGFRLGMERAGHECIGFCEIDQFARKSYKAIHDTEGEFDFHDITRVTDESVRGIGRVDVICGGFPCQAFSIAGKRAGFEDTRGTLFFEIARFASILRPKYLFLENVTGLLNHDNGNTFETILGALDELGYDAEWQVFNSKNFGVPQNRERVFIIGHLRGAGGRAIFPFGGDDTAIEQDKQGVVVQVGNLLDTDSFGGNPQVGRIYDPNGISPCLNTMQGGNREPKIIQRGHGYNQGGEHDITPTLTSNSWQENNHVKVYDFYNRKTKDEVGTLTASGHQGNTKAGTFGILDGIRIRKLTPRECWRLQGFPDWAFDRAQAVNSNSQLYKQAGNSVTVNVIEAIARKLEETDE, from the coding sequence TTGAAATTTCTTGACCTATTTGCTGGCATTGGCGGTTTTCGTCTTGGTATGGAACGTGCCGGTCACGAATGTATCGGTTTTTGCGAAATAGACCAATTTGCCAGAAAGAGCTATAAGGCGATACATGATACGGAAGGAGAATTTGATTTTCATGACATTACAAGAGTCACAGATGAGTCTGTTAGAGGAATCGGACGTGTGGACGTTATCTGTGGAGGATTTCCGTGCCAGGCTTTCAGCATTGCTGGAAAGCGAGCAGGATTTGAAGATACTAGAGGGACTTTGTTCTTTGAGATTGCTAGGTTCGCATCTATTCTCAGACCTAAATATCTATTCCTTGAGAACGTCACTGGACTCCTTAACCACGACAACGGAAATACATTTGAGACCATCCTCGGAGCGTTGGATGAATTGGGGTATGATGCGGAATGGCAAGTGTTCAACAGCAAGAATTTTGGAGTCCCCCAAAACAGAGAGCGGGTGTTTATTATCGGACATCTTAGAGGAGCAGGTGGACGAGCGATATTTCCTTTCGGAGGAGATGACACAGCGATTGAACAAGACAAGCAAGGCGTAGTCGTTCAAGTCGGAAATTTGCTTGATACAGATAGTTTTGGAGGCAATCCGCAAGTAGGTCGTATCTATGATCCAAACGGCATCTCTCCTTGTCTCAATACGATGCAAGGTGGCAATAGAGAGCCTAAAATCATCCAACGAGGCCACGGATACAATCAGGGTGGCGAGCATGATATCACCCCGACATTGACCAGCAACAGCTGGCAGGAGAATAATCATGTTAAGGTTTATGATTTTTACAACCGAAAAACCAAAGACGAGGTTGGCACACTCACTGCCAGTGGCCATCAGGGGAATACCAAAGCAGGGACATTCGGCATATTAGATGGTATCCGCATCCGCAAACTGACACCTCGCGAGTGTTGGAGGTTGCAAGGTTTTCCAGATTGGGCGTTTGATAGAGCCCAGGCAGTAAACAGTAATAGTCAACTATACAAGCAAGCTGGTAACTCAGTCACGGTTAATGTGATTGAGGCGATAGCGAGAAAATTGGAGGAAACAGATGAATAA
- a CDS encoding DUF1642 domain-containing protein translates to MIGWTLIPFSRSKQMNKQEAIEIIEQSKIKIANRERVIFKAGEIIGGCVQVDYVPLEVVVNTIDQIHEPQKVVVPKFIADSIEYCKNKEGYGLLRAMDYCDEYNDTGEWLEHNQETFALAWLFGYEIEQEKLYTVELPNPNNIGTEVHILMMNGFKQVVIKKELGNDWKKKKGFQLTEEEIKKDFEWAWQFREEVD, encoded by the coding sequence ATGATTGGTTGGACTTTGATACCTTTTTCAAGGAGTAAACAGATGAATAAACAGGAAGCGATAGAGATTATTGAGCAATCAAAAATAAAAATAGCTAACAGAGAGAGGGTAATATTTAAAGCAGGCGAAATTATAGGAGGATGTGTCCAGGTCGATTATGTACCACTTGAAGTTGTTGTGAACACGATTGACCAAATCCACGAACCGCAGAAGGTTGTGGTGCCGAAGTTTATCGCTGATAGTATCGAATATTGCAAAAATAAAGAAGGGTATGGATTGCTCCGTGCAATGGATTACTGCGATGAATACAATGATACTGGCGAATGGTTAGAGCACAACCAAGAGACTTTCGCCCTAGCGTGGCTTTTCGGCTATGAGATTGAGCAGGAGAAACTGTACACAGTTGAACTTCCCAACCCTAACAACATCGGAACTGAAGTTCACATACTTATGATGAATGGTTTTAAGCAGGTAGTTATCAAAAAAGAGCTAGGTAATGACTGGAAAAAGAAAAAAGGTTTTCAACTAACTGAAGAAGAAATCAAAAAGGATTTTGAGTGGGCTTGGCAGTTTAGAGAAGAAGTAGATTAA